The Gloeomargarita sp. SKYB120 genome has a segment encoding these proteins:
- the dapF gene encoding diaminopimelate epimerase, whose translation MAVPFWKYQALGNDYLVLDPAQGGDILQPWLVERLCHRHFGVGADGVLLGPLPAPNADFGVRIFNPDGSEAEKSGNGLRIFARYLWDRGLVGEAPFQVQTLGGRVSVQVQQQGRQVQVDMGRVSFRSRLIPVTGPDREVLQEPIAVGDQTFTFAAATIGNPHCVILVPETSPTLAQTYGPAIENHPLFPQRTNVQFMQVVSRQRLRLEIWERGAGYTLASGSSSSAAAAVAYRLGLCDPEVTVEMPGGELQIRIAPDLAVTLTGPVRGVAQGTLAPDLFAD comes from the coding sequence TTGGCGGTTCCCTTTTGGAAGTACCAGGCCCTAGGCAACGACTATCTGGTACTCGACCCGGCGCAGGGGGGGGATATACTGCAACCGTGGCTGGTTGAGCGCCTGTGTCACCGGCATTTTGGGGTAGGGGCGGATGGTGTATTGCTAGGGCCTCTGCCGGCGCCGAACGCAGACTTTGGGGTGCGGATTTTCAACCCCGACGGTTCCGAAGCTGAAAAAAGCGGCAATGGGTTACGCATTTTCGCCCGCTATCTCTGGGACCGGGGTCTAGTGGGAGAAGCGCCGTTCCAGGTGCAAACCCTCGGGGGACGCGTCAGTGTGCAGGTGCAACAACAGGGCCGTCAAGTGCAGGTGGACATGGGGCGGGTGTCGTTTCGGAGTCGGCTGATTCCTGTAACCGGCCCCGACCGCGAAGTGCTCCAGGAGCCGATTGCGGTGGGCGACCAAACCTTTACCTTCGCAGCGGCCACGATTGGCAATCCCCACTGCGTGATCCTGGTGCCGGAGACCAGTCCGACCTTGGCCCAGACCTACGGACCCGCCATCGAGAACCATCCTTTGTTCCCCCAGCGCACTAATGTGCAGTTTATGCAGGTGGTTTCCCGGCAACGGTTGCGCTTGGAGATTTGGGAACGAGGCGCGGGGTACACCCTGGCCTCCGGGAGCAGCAGCAGTGCCGCCGCTGCCGTCGCCTACCGGTTAGGTTTGTGCGATCCGGAGGTGACCGTCGAGATGCCAGGGGGCGAATTGCAGATTCGCATTGCGCCGGATTTGGCTGTAACCTTGACTGGCCCTGTGCGAGGCGTCGCCCAAGGCACGTTAGCCCCTGACCTGTTTGCGGATTAG
- a CDS encoding DUF2905 domain-containing protein, translating to MTEIGKLLMITGAVLFLIGFMLAFSARFPWFGRLPGDIVINNGNFTFIAPLGTMLLLSLVLTVLLNVVVRLWR from the coding sequence ATGACTGAAATTGGCAAACTCTTGATGATAACAGGCGCGGTGCTCTTTTTGATAGGTTTTATGCTGGCTTTTAGCGCTCGATTTCCCTGGTTTGGACGCCTGCCGGGCGATATTGTGATTAACAACGGTAATTTCACATTCATTGCACCGCTGGGAACGATGCTCTTACTCAGCCTGGTGTTAACCGTTCTGCTCAACGTCGTCGTGCGGCTATGGCGATAG
- a CDS encoding RNA-binding protein — protein MTVRIYVGNLPEDVKKEELLETLFRDVTAIQSLKLITNRKTQKCRGFGFLTVKTEAEADELVSRFNGKTFREQVLKVEKALPRTKDKEGKESKEAVVAAAPETVEKPVKANSRPQANRNGQRPANRRKATPTAHNDVDIPEPDPRWADALRRLRERLAQQEMPLK, from the coding sequence ATGACCGTGCGGATATATGTGGGGAATTTACCCGAGGATGTAAAGAAGGAAGAACTTTTGGAGACCCTGTTTCGGGATGTCACGGCGATCCAATCCCTCAAGCTGATCACCAACCGCAAAACCCAAAAGTGCCGTGGATTTGGGTTTCTGACGGTCAAAACCGAAGCGGAGGCGGACGAGCTGGTGAGCCGGTTCAACGGGAAAACCTTCCGGGAGCAGGTGCTCAAGGTGGAAAAGGCGCTCCCCCGCACCAAGGACAAGGAGGGCAAGGAGTCCAAGGAAGCGGTGGTGGCGGCGGCCCCAGAGACGGTGGAAAAACCGGTGAAGGCTAATTCTCGGCCCCAGGCCAACCGGAACGGCCAACGGCCAGCCAACCGGCGCAAAGCAACACCGACTGCCCACAACGATGTGGACATCCCCGAACCGGATCCCCGCTGGGCCGATGCGCTGCGGCGGTTACGGGAACGGCTGGCGCAACAGGAAATGCCGCTAAAATAG
- a CDS encoding PRC-barrel domain-containing protein, translating into MKATTQVCFRSALIDSQVITRDRGRRLGVVSQVWCDVDAWRVVALDIKESLVNNYLPGEPSSSLQWEHVRQVGDVVLVENDQVLEELDTSPYTRLVGTEVITETGEFLGKVRDFEFDLADGRISHLVIDALGVPRIPARLVSTYELSVEEVVSVSADKLIVFEGAEERLRQLTRGWLEAIGIGKPPWEREEETNYLPTPVSVENRLGSGSESRRASVEENWEETEVAKPRPVRKPKRRVETAYAEPLEPEPVTMDQDVTADVWAEPQPYQPPINIPQPEYEEEAN; encoded by the coding sequence ATGAAAGCGACAACCCAGGTTTGTTTTCGTTCAGCCCTGATTGACAGCCAAGTGATTACCCGCGACCGCGGACGACGGCTAGGGGTGGTCAGCCAAGTCTGGTGCGATGTGGATGCCTGGCGGGTGGTGGCCTTAGACATCAAGGAGTCCCTGGTGAACAATTACCTGCCGGGAGAGCCAAGTTCTTCCCTACAGTGGGAGCATGTGCGGCAGGTGGGGGATGTGGTGTTAGTGGAAAACGACCAGGTGTTAGAGGAATTGGATACGTCGCCCTACACTCGGTTGGTGGGGACCGAGGTGATTACCGAGACCGGTGAGTTTTTGGGCAAGGTGCGGGATTTTGAATTCGACTTAGCGGACGGTCGCATTTCCCACCTGGTGATTGATGCGTTGGGGGTGCCCCGGATTCCCGCGCGGTTGGTGAGCACCTACGAGTTATCGGTCGAGGAAGTAGTCAGCGTCAGCGCCGACAAGTTGATTGTGTTTGAGGGAGCGGAGGAGCGCCTGCGCCAGTTGACGCGGGGTTGGTTGGAGGCCATTGGCATTGGCAAACCGCCCTGGGAGCGGGAAGAGGAGACAAACTATCTCCCCACGCCCGTTAGCGTAGAAAACCGGTTGGGCAGTGGCAGCGAATCCCGGCGTGCGTCTGTGGAAGAGAATTGGGAAGAGACGGAGGTGGCGAAACCTCGTCCGGTCCGGAAACCCAAGCGGCGGGTGGAGACGGCCTATGCCGAACCCCTAGAACCCGAGCCAGTGACCATGGACCAGGATGTGACGGCCGACGTCTGGGCGGAACCACAGCCCTACCAACCGCCCATCAACATCCCGCAACCGGAGTACGAGGAGGAAGCGAACTAG
- a CDS encoding histidine phosphatase family protein, protein MRTIWIVRHMHREDADNPNWPGQAPYPDDPDLSPLGHAQAQQLAQFFAERPLDYIFCSPFLRALSTAQPVARLKKLPIHVEPGLSESLTREFFPVAPQLHDPATLRQRFPEIDPDYQPLYVPQYPEEGLAAMARAGQVALALVQRFPGNLLLVGHGASVWGATWGLLPQKPEIHCDFGALVEITETPNGWQLQKAGVTDYLVGALSQSYPANYGVRP, encoded by the coding sequence GTGCGCACCATCTGGATCGTGCGGCATATGCACCGCGAGGATGCGGACAACCCGAACTGGCCAGGGCAGGCTCCCTATCCCGACGACCCGGACCTATCGCCGTTGGGTCATGCCCAAGCCCAACAGTTAGCCCAATTTTTTGCCGAGCGACCCCTGGATTACATCTTTTGCTCCCCGTTTTTGCGGGCTTTGAGCACTGCGCAACCCGTCGCTCGCCTGAAAAAGCTCCCCATCCACGTCGAACCTGGTTTGAGTGAGTCCCTGACCCGCGAATTTTTTCCTGTCGCTCCGCAACTACACGACCCGGCCACGCTCCGGCAGCGCTTCCCCGAAATTGACCCCGATTATCAACCGCTCTACGTGCCCCAGTACCCTGAAGAGGGGCTAGCGGCGATGGCCCGCGCCGGTCAGGTGGCGCTTGCACTCGTCCAACGCTTCCCTGGCAATCTCCTGCTGGTGGGACACGGCGCTTCCGTTTGGGGCGCTACCTGGGGCCTGTTGCCGCAAAAGCCAGAGATTCACTGCGACTTTGGGGCGCTCGTGGAAATTACGGAAACCCCCAACGGCTGGCAGTTGCAGAAGGCTGGTGTTACGGATTATCTCGTGGGTGCGTTATCTCAAAGCTACCCGGCAAACTACGGGGTACGCCCTTGA
- a CDS encoding class I SAM-dependent methyltransferase produces the protein MTATWQDGYVTEIPYTHGFYHHLSPANLNLCLLTKQVQPRPLDRPFTYCELACGYGLTTNLLAAAYPQGSFYANDFNATHIAYARQLAADAGLTNVTFSDASFQEYLDEDLPQFDFICFHGIYSWISEENRRIIREFIRRKLKVGGVVYVSYNTLPGWGVMAPIQKLMQAHRERASGTLIERLKTSLELIELLKNNQAIYLQHPWLAPRLEQFKNQNVHYLVHEFFNQHWHPLYVDEVIAEMSTVKLSYVGSAHVVDHMDAFNLPTAAINHLAQINDVAMRELVRDFYLNGQFRRDVYVRGPVAISGEMQVRYLEPMPFVLTVLPEAVKLEHQTTAGQVQLQPSLYQPLVEQLAQGPITVAELVNRLSPQGITLQQIGQALIVLTGLGYAHPVVGSGTHTEGFNRAVIERSEIDGEVQFLASPVIGNGVKVSHLELLFLLAERRQQAPYDFVWQILERRNLKLTKDGKVLETPEENRQFLQEQVTQFEQQGRALLRRLGI, from the coding sequence ATGACGGCGACTTGGCAGGACGGCTATGTAACCGAAATTCCCTATACCCACGGCTTTTACCACCACTTGAGTCCGGCCAATCTCAACTTGTGCCTGCTCACCAAACAGGTGCAACCACGCCCCCTGGACCGGCCTTTTACCTACTGTGAGCTAGCCTGCGGCTACGGGTTAACCACTAACCTGCTGGCGGCGGCCTATCCCCAGGGCAGTTTTTACGCCAACGACTTCAACGCCACCCACATCGCCTACGCGCGCCAGTTGGCCGCCGATGCTGGCTTGACCAATGTCACCTTTAGCGACGCCAGTTTTCAGGAGTATCTCGACGAGGATTTGCCCCAGTTCGACTTCATCTGTTTCCACGGCATCTATAGCTGGATTAGCGAGGAAAATCGCCGCATTATCCGGGAATTTATCCGCCGCAAGTTGAAGGTAGGAGGTGTGGTCTATGTCTCCTACAACACGCTGCCGGGGTGGGGGGTCATGGCCCCGATTCAAAAGCTGATGCAAGCCCACCGGGAACGCGCTAGCGGCACGCTGATTGAACGGTTAAAAACCTCGCTGGAATTGATCGAATTGTTGAAAAACAACCAGGCGATTTACCTGCAACACCCCTGGTTAGCTCCCCGTTTAGAACAGTTCAAAAACCAAAATGTCCACTACCTGGTGCATGAATTTTTCAACCAGCACTGGCATCCCCTGTACGTGGATGAAGTGATTGCCGAAATGAGCACGGTGAAGCTGAGTTATGTCGGCTCGGCCCACGTGGTAGACCACATGGATGCCTTTAACCTGCCCACCGCCGCGATCAACCACCTGGCCCAGATTAACGATGTGGCGATGCGGGAACTGGTGCGGGACTTTTATCTCAACGGCCAATTTCGCCGGGATGTCTATGTGCGAGGACCGGTGGCCATCAGCGGGGAAATGCAGGTGCGCTACCTAGAGCCAATGCCCTTTGTGCTGACGGTGTTGCCCGAAGCGGTGAAGCTGGAGCATCAGACAACAGCGGGCCAGGTGCAACTGCAACCGAGTCTCTATCAACCGCTGGTGGAACAACTGGCCCAGGGACCCATCACGGTGGCGGAACTAGTGAACCGTCTCTCGCCTCAGGGAATCACCTTGCAACAAATTGGCCAGGCGCTCATTGTTCTCACGGGCTTGGGGTATGCCCATCCAGTGGTCGGTAGTGGAACCCACACCGAAGGGTTTAACCGGGCGGTGATTGAGCGGTCTGAGATCGACGGCGAAGTACAGTTTTTAGCCAGCCCCGTCATCGGCAATGGGGTGAAAGTCTCCCACCTGGAACTGCTATTTCTCCTGGCGGAGCGGCGACAACAGGCTCCCTACGATTTTGTCTGGCAGATTCTGGAGCGCCGCAACCTGAAACTCACCAAGGACGGCAAGGTGCTGGAAACCCCTGAGGAAAACCGTCAGTTTCTCCAGGAGCAGGTCACCCAGTTTGAGCAACAGGGGCGGGCGCTGCTGCGGCGGTTGGGGATTTAG
- a CDS encoding cation:proton antiporter produces the protein MPMLATAAVSADPTGVLLMVLLSLMVIYLAGRLGGEICARFDLPPVLGELLAGAVVGISVLHLVVFPEHGLMAQDSLLMQGVQSLLDLSPEVQEATFAAQGEVVTLLSELGVIILLFEIGLESNLQELLRVGIQATLVAVVGVTVPFVAGTVGLITLFHVPTIPAIFAGAALTATSIGITAKVLAELQQLSSPEGQVILGAAVLDDVLGIIILAVVASLAKNGEVEVGRVVYLIVGAAVFLVGSVLLGRWLSPLFIGLVNNMKTRGSLLVMSLVLMLVLAVIGAAIQLEAILGSFTAGLILSETERQRDIEEQVMPLADFFVPLFFVCVGARTDFSVFNPAIPANREGLVLAAFLVTVAILGKVASGIGAGWGKTKLNRLAVGVGMIPRGEVGLVFAAAGASSGVLSDALDAGIVVMVILTTFLAPPLLRLVFPQQPATPVPTPEPHV, from the coding sequence ATGCCAATGCTTGCCACTGCAGCGGTGTCTGCCGACCCTACAGGAGTTTTGCTGATGGTGCTGCTCAGCCTGATGGTGATTTACTTGGCCGGACGGCTGGGAGGAGAAATCTGCGCGCGCTTTGACCTGCCGCCGGTGCTGGGGGAATTGCTTGCAGGCGCTGTGGTTGGCATTTCGGTACTGCACCTCGTGGTGTTTCCCGAACACGGTCTCATGGCTCAGGATTCCTTGCTGATGCAGGGCGTGCAGTCGCTGCTGGACCTGTCGCCGGAGGTGCAGGAGGCCACCTTTGCCGCCCAAGGGGAAGTCGTTACCCTGCTGTCGGAGTTGGGCGTGATTATTCTCCTGTTTGAAATCGGCCTGGAATCGAACCTCCAGGAGCTGTTGCGGGTCGGGATCCAAGCGACGCTGGTGGCAGTCGTTGGCGTGACTGTGCCGTTTGTGGCAGGGACGGTGGGCTTGATCACGCTGTTTCATGTGCCGACGATTCCCGCCATCTTTGCTGGGGCGGCTTTGACGGCAACTAGTATCGGGATTACGGCAAAGGTGCTGGCGGAGTTACAACAACTGAGTTCCCCAGAAGGTCAGGTGATCTTGGGCGCGGCGGTGTTGGATGACGTGCTGGGAATCATCATCCTGGCGGTGGTAGCTAGCCTGGCGAAAAACGGCGAAGTGGAAGTAGGTAGGGTCGTCTATCTGATTGTCGGGGCGGCGGTGTTTCTTGTCGGTTCGGTGCTGCTGGGCCGCTGGCTGAGTCCCCTATTCATCGGGCTGGTTAATAACATGAAAACGCGGGGAAGCCTGCTGGTGATGTCCCTAGTGCTGATGCTGGTGCTGGCGGTCATCGGCGCGGCGATCCAGTTGGAGGCAATTCTGGGGTCGTTCACGGCGGGGCTCATCCTTTCGGAAACGGAGCGGCAACGGGACATCGAGGAACAAGTAATGCCCCTGGCGGACTTTTTTGTGCCCTTGTTTTTTGTGTGCGTAGGGGCGCGGACGGATTTCAGCGTGTTTAATCCGGCGATTCCCGCCAACCGCGAGGGTCTAGTCCTGGCGGCGTTTCTGGTAACGGTTGCGATTCTCGGGAAGGTGGCCAGCGGCATTGGCGCGGGTTGGGGCAAGACCAAACTGAACCGTCTCGCGGTCGGCGTCGGCATGATTCCGCGCGGGGAGGTGGGACTGGTGTTTGCCGCCGCAGGCGCCAGTAGCGGGGTCTTGAGCGACGCCCTCGATGCCGGGATTGTCGTGATGGTAATCCTGACGACGTTTCTAGCGCCACCGCTGTTGCGTCTGGTGTTCCCCCAGCAACCGGCGACGCCCGTACCCACCCCCGAACCCCATGTCTGA
- a CDS encoding PAS domain-containing protein, translating to MEFSLLLQQATLQVQESVPVLGILQSLLTTWQRGSGAKGIGLYREQQPVLRVGELTLFHPLPCTWQAQKVTRDTGETWFLPVRVRQQGAAWLVVNWEICPSETLYQQGEVLAAHIGLIIQATNWEHLQPELQDQPYYFLLDSLPIGVGLANAQGECIYVNNAILRMFQAPKQDLLGQGWSAFIHPDDRQRVLETWREILQSPSDFELEYRVRRPSGDVIWVHSYLAVLRNDSGQVVGFLGAVTDITQAKVLEQMLTQSEKRYRNLVEYQTDFLLYSLADTTITFANPALCDALGYTFDEMVGMKWDDLVLQKQDLQVLKGNVQRLSQEESIFHYANYIRGKQGQTLLVEFLNLGIFDEHGQLLAIQSLGRDITELRRAEQELRDSRDFLATLIQNIPGIVYRFHPATPERPAYLSYINGYAEEIFELPASQIMADPCAVWEQYTHPDDLERLTTSVQSAVEQKAPWHCEWRMITPSGKLKWLQGRSQVRQQGDEWFWDGLILDVTQSKLAELELERNRAFLERVIDATKAIIYVYDLENQRNIFVNPEIEQVLGYSPAEIQAMGSELFNRLVHPEDMPVIEANISRLLHPQTTGEVMGEYRMRTKSGEYRWLLSHDRIFKCNEQGQPQHILGVAVDITELKNVQQALAENQRLLQQILDNLPVTVWRYQRWPDGRETFLYVSPGCQELFGITAEQMLQNPQTLWQLIVPQDIPVAHASLEHSLEHLMTCRCEFRIITPYGECKWIRGCGQPERQPDGSTIWDAVFVDITAQKEAEFQLRDFNQQLEQRVRERTIQLQQQAQTEGLLRIIIETIHQSLDIEKTLNVVLEETRRTLACDRILVYKFNDDWSGYFLAESVAAGWDPVITGPQTPLADHCLQETEGGRFRHHYILVSNDIYNSGFSECHIRLLEQFQARAQVVVPIFLNQKLWGLLAAYQNSGPRAWQTHEIEMLQHVGLHLAIALRQSELYKAAQAQVVELQKLNQLKDEFLSTVSHELRSPMHNIGLALKMLELRLARAGILHDENLGIGRYLDVLKTSTQRETDLINDLLDLARLNADPSDLPTELVDVPKLLDELLPPLRERMAAQQQTFILEIPETFRYLETHAASLARILQELLHNACKYTPPQETITLAIQRLGDQCDFRVINTGVEIPPEEQQRVFDTFYRIPSHDPWQYGGTGLGLALVKKLVERLHGEIHLFSAHKKTEFRVRLPVGETGNGGGATG from the coding sequence ATGGAATTTTCATTGCTCCTTCAGCAAGCAACGTTACAGGTCCAGGAAAGTGTGCCGGTTTTAGGTATACTGCAATCGTTATTGACAACATGGCAACGGGGATCAGGCGCAAAAGGGATTGGCTTGTATCGGGAACAACAACCGGTTTTGCGGGTCGGGGAGCTAACGTTATTCCACCCATTGCCCTGCACTTGGCAAGCTCAAAAAGTAACTAGAGACACAGGTGAAACCTGGTTTTTGCCGGTGCGAGTGCGGCAACAGGGAGCAGCCTGGTTAGTAGTGAATTGGGAGATATGTCCCAGCGAAACCCTGTACCAGCAGGGAGAAGTCTTGGCCGCCCACATCGGGTTAATCATTCAAGCCACGAATTGGGAACATCTCCAACCGGAACTCCAGGACCAACCCTACTATTTCTTGCTCGATTCACTGCCCATTGGCGTAGGGCTAGCCAATGCACAAGGGGAATGTATCTACGTCAACAATGCGATTTTGCGAATGTTTCAAGCGCCAAAGCAAGATTTGCTGGGCCAAGGTTGGTCTGCTTTCATTCATCCCGACGACCGGCAGCGGGTGCTAGAGACCTGGCGGGAGATATTGCAATCCCCTAGCGACTTTGAACTTGAATACCGTGTTCGACGCCCCAGTGGTGACGTTATCTGGGTGCATTCGTATTTGGCTGTCTTGCGGAATGATAGCGGTCAAGTGGTGGGTTTTCTTGGTGCGGTCACCGACATCACCCAGGCCAAGGTTCTAGAACAAATGCTCACCCAGAGCGAGAAAAGGTATCGCAACCTGGTGGAATATCAAACGGATTTTCTGCTCTATTCGCTAGCAGATACCACGATTACATTTGCCAATCCAGCCCTGTGTGACGCTCTGGGCTATACGTTCGATGAAATGGTTGGCATGAAGTGGGATGACCTGGTGCTACAAAAACAGGATTTGCAAGTCCTCAAAGGCAACGTGCAGCGTCTGTCTCAGGAAGAATCCATCTTTCACTATGCGAACTATATTCGCGGCAAGCAAGGGCAAACCCTGCTGGTCGAGTTCTTAAACTTAGGAATTTTTGATGAGCATGGGCAATTGCTGGCGATTCAATCCTTGGGGCGAGATATCACCGAACTGCGGCGAGCTGAACAGGAGCTACGGGATAGCCGGGACTTTTTAGCGACCCTGATTCAGAATATTCCGGGAATCGTCTATCGTTTTCATCCAGCCACTCCTGAACGTCCTGCTTACTTAAGTTATATAAACGGCTACGCCGAAGAAATCTTTGAGTTACCGGCTAGTCAAATCATGGCCGACCCCTGTGCAGTTTGGGAGCAATATACTCACCCCGATGATTTAGAAAGATTGACAACTTCTGTGCAGTCTGCGGTTGAGCAGAAAGCCCCCTGGCATTGCGAGTGGCGTATGATCACACCTTCGGGCAAGTTGAAATGGCTGCAAGGACGCTCCCAAGTGCGACAGCAGGGTGATGAATGGTTTTGGGATGGCCTGATTTTGGATGTCACCCAATCAAAACTAGCAGAACTAGAACTTGAACGAAATAGAGCTTTTTTAGAGCGAGTTATTGACGCGACAAAAGCCATCATCTATGTCTATGACTTGGAAAACCAGCGCAATATATTTGTTAATCCCGAAATCGAGCAGGTGTTGGGATATTCACCCGCCGAAATCCAAGCGATGGGGAGTGAATTATTCAACCGCCTGGTGCATCCAGAAGATATGCCTGTCATTGAGGCCAATATATCACGCCTGCTCCATCCCCAGACAACTGGCGAAGTCATGGGGGAATACCGGATGCGAACCAAAAGTGGTGAATACCGCTGGCTTTTGAGTCACGACAGGATCTTCAAGTGCAATGAACAGGGACAACCGCAACATATCTTGGGTGTAGCCGTGGACATCACCGAACTCAAAAACGTCCAGCAAGCGCTTGCAGAAAACCAGCGGCTTTTGCAACAGATTCTGGATAATTTGCCAGTAACTGTGTGGCGGTATCAACGGTGGCCGGATGGTCGGGAGACCTTTCTCTATGTTAGCCCAGGTTGCCAGGAACTTTTTGGAATTACTGCTGAACAAATGCTCCAAAATCCCCAAACTCTCTGGCAACTCATCGTTCCCCAGGATATACCCGTTGCTCACGCATCATTGGAGCACTCCCTTGAACATTTGATGACATGCCGGTGCGAATTTCGGATCATAACCCCGTACGGCGAATGCAAGTGGATACGGGGATGCGGGCAACCGGAACGCCAACCTGACGGCAGCACCATTTGGGACGCTGTTTTTGTTGACATCACTGCGCAAAAAGAAGCGGAATTTCAGCTACGAGACTTCAATCAGCAGTTAGAACAGCGGGTCAGAGAACGCACAATACAACTGCAACAACAGGCCCAAACGGAAGGACTCCTGCGCATCATTATCGAGACCATCCATCAGTCTTTAGACATTGAAAAAACCCTAAATGTTGTCCTGGAGGAAACCCGACGCACCCTGGCCTGCGACCGGATTTTAGTGTACAAGTTCAATGACGACTGGAGCGGTTATTTCCTGGCGGAATCGGTGGCCGCCGGTTGGGATCCAGTTATAACTGGACCGCAAACGCCCCTAGCGGATCACTGTCTCCAGGAGACCGAAGGTGGTCGTTTTCGACATCACTACATCCTGGTGAGTAACGACATCTACAATTCCGGTTTTAGCGAGTGCCATATTCGATTGCTGGAGCAATTTCAAGCTCGCGCCCAGGTGGTGGTGCCCATCTTTCTCAACCAAAAACTGTGGGGACTGCTCGCTGCTTATCAAAACAGTGGCCCGCGTGCCTGGCAAACACATGAAATTGAAATGCTCCAGCACGTGGGGTTGCATTTGGCGATTGCGCTCCGCCAGTCAGAACTCTACAAAGCGGCACAAGCGCAAGTGGTGGAATTGCAAAAGCTCAACCAACTCAAGGACGAATTTCTTAGCACCGTTTCCCACGAATTGCGCTCCCCGATGCACAATATCGGTTTGGCCCTGAAAATGTTGGAGTTGCGGCTCGCGCGAGCCGGGATACTCCATGATGAAAATCTAGGGATAGGCCGCTATCTAGACGTGCTCAAAACGTCCACGCAACGGGAAACGGATTTAATTAACGACCTGCTGGATCTCGCCCGACTCAACGCCGACCCTTCGGATTTACCCACTGAACTGGTGGATGTACCCAAACTGCTGGATGAACTGTTGCCGCCGTTACGGGAGCGCATGGCCGCCCAGCAGCAGACCTTTATCCTGGAAATACCGGAAACATTTCGCTATTTGGAGACCCACGCCGCTTCGCTCGCTCGCATCCTGCAGGAGTTGCTCCACAACGCTTGCAAGTACACCCCACCGCAGGAGACCATCACGCTAGCCATTCAGCGCTTGGGGGACCAATGCGACTTTCGGGTGATCAATACCGGCGTGGAAATTCCGCCGGAGGAACAGCAACGGGTGTTTGATACCTTCTACCGCATTCCCAGCCACGACCCTTGGCAGTACGGGGGCACTGGGTTGGGTTTAGCGCTGGTGAAAAAACTGGTTGAGCGCCTGCATGGGGAAATTCACCTGTTTAGCGCTCATAAAAAGACGGAATTTCGGGTGCGACTGCCTGTGGGTGAGACAGGAAATGGTGGCGGCGCAACCGGGTGA